The following are from one region of the Stanieria cyanosphaera PCC 7437 genome:
- a CDS encoding glycosyltransferase family 2 protein: protein MVNHQPSVSIGIPVYNGENYLSKALDSLLNQTFTDFELIISDNASSDRTQEICLEYSAKDARIRYYRNDSNLGAADNYNRVFELSSGKYFKWAAHDDTCAPDYLEKCVEILEKSPDVVLAYPKAYLINEQDQITGIYTENIPITANKPHQRLYQLLETYGWFHGTQAFGLFRRSELAKTVLIGKYPQADRVLLAEVALLGKFAEIPEYLFNRRNHPKISQRANPNDESLSVWYDPKNKGKIILPQWKRYSEYFHIISRTKLSWDEKILAYLQLSRRMCLSPGFRKRVNSIKEDLSKATKLFVMNLSRTNLTSSNSR, encoded by the coding sequence ATGGTAAATCATCAACCCTCTGTCAGTATCGGTATACCTGTTTATAATGGCGAAAATTACTTAAGTAAAGCCTTAGATTCATTATTAAATCAAACTTTTACAGATTTTGAATTAATTATTTCTGATAATGCTTCAAGCGATCGCACTCAAGAAATTTGCTTAGAATATTCAGCTAAAGATGCTCGGATTCGTTACTATCGTAATGATTCTAATTTAGGTGCAGCAGACAACTACAATCGAGTTTTTGAATTATCATCAGGAAAGTATTTTAAATGGGCTGCCCATGATGATACTTGCGCCCCAGATTATTTAGAAAAGTGTGTTGAAATATTAGAAAAAAGTCCTGATGTAGTGTTAGCTTACCCTAAAGCTTATTTGATTAACGAACAAGACCAAATAACTGGAATTTATACAGAAAACATTCCTATTACAGCAAATAAACCTCATCAACGTTTATATCAATTATTAGAAACCTATGGTTGGTTTCACGGAACTCAAGCTTTTGGATTATTCAGACGCAGTGAATTAGCAAAAACTGTCCTAATCGGTAAATATCCCCAAGCAGATCGAGTTTTACTAGCAGAAGTTGCTCTTTTAGGTAAATTTGCTGAAATTCCTGAATATCTCTTTAATCGTCGTAATCATCCTAAGATTTCACAAAGAGCTAACCCCAATGATGAATCTCTTTCAGTTTGGTATGACCCCAAAAATAAAGGCAAAATTATTCTTCCTCAATGGAAACGCTATAGTGAATATTTTCATATCATTTCCAGAACTAAGTTAAGTTGGGATGAGAAAATACTTGCTTATCTGCAACTATCAAGACGGATGTGTTTATCACCAGGTTTTAGAAAAAGAGTAAATAGTATTAAAGAAGATTTAAGTAAAGCTACCAAGTTATTTGTAATGAATCTGTCTAGAACTAATTTAACTTCATCAAACTCACGTTAA
- a CDS encoding DUF3038 domain-containing protein — MGFTPKTSLAASSWQELTLLKSPDLNQLDNIKAHLDLILLSLEAIANLSSEAMLQAAKELNLESTIADRVELWRLRQSNPLRKSSGGRKKLDVEEARALVLIIAYLAKQNQELLRRAVNLLEQVTEQNQEPHHTALLGDYLDKFINTYQTRMTQEQAMTSTILYQLALKLLIDLLFYSGNNGHRLLWLAILESSS, encoded by the coding sequence ATGGGTTTTACTCCTAAAACATCTTTGGCAGCATCTTCTTGGCAAGAATTGACTCTGCTTAAAAGTCCCGATCTCAATCAACTAGATAATATTAAAGCTCATCTAGACTTAATCTTATTATCTTTAGAAGCGATCGCTAATCTGAGTTCTGAAGCAATGTTACAAGCAGCTAAAGAGCTTAATTTAGAATCAACCATCGCCGACCGAGTAGAATTGTGGCGATTACGTCAATCTAATCCTTTGCGAAAAAGTTCAGGAGGACGAAAAAAACTCGATGTCGAAGAAGCGCGAGCGTTAGTTTTAATTATTGCTTATTTAGCCAAACAAAATCAAGAATTATTACGTCGAGCAGTTAATTTACTCGAACAAGTTACAGAACAAAATCAAGAACCCCATCACACTGCTTTGTTAGGAGATTATCTCGATAAATTCATTAATACTTATCAAACTAGAATGACACAAGAGCAAGCAATGACTTCCACAATTTTGTATCAACTCGCATTAAAACTCTTAATTGATTTGTTGTTTTATAGTGGAAATAATGGTCATCGTTTACTTTGGTTGGCAATCTTAGAAAGTTCTTCTTAA
- a CDS encoding SAM hydrolase/SAM-dependent halogenase family protein: MSSVLTLLTDFGWQDVYVGVMKGVIARINPDLQVVDLTHEIPPQNLAAGRFCLLNAYSYFPEGTVHVAVVDPGVGSDRRGVAIELAGGWLVGPDNGLFSGILSQYPILAAVELTNSDYWLSSHPSQTFHGRDIFAPVGAHLASGVALSQIGQSIEPASLVSLPLQQLQITETSITGCIQYIDHFGNLITNIPEEMVNPSWLVKVKDTIIAIATTYSQVKQGEAIALVGSHNWLEIAVNRGNAQKNLQLNWGDPITIFK, from the coding sequence ATGTCCAGTGTGTTAACTTTATTAACCGATTTTGGCTGGCAAGATGTGTATGTCGGAGTAATGAAAGGAGTGATTGCACGGATCAATCCAGACTTACAGGTAGTCGATCTTACTCATGAAATTCCCCCTCAGAATCTTGCTGCTGGAAGATTTTGTTTACTAAATGCGTATAGTTATTTTCCAGAGGGAACAGTTCACGTTGCAGTGGTTGATCCTGGTGTAGGAAGCGATCGCAGAGGTGTCGCCATTGAGTTGGCAGGAGGTTGGTTGGTTGGTCCTGATAATGGTTTATTTAGTGGAATTTTAAGTCAGTATCCTATTTTAGCAGCAGTAGAATTAACTAATTCTGATTATTGGTTGAGTAGTCACCCTAGTCAAACTTTTCATGGACGAGATATTTTTGCCCCGGTGGGAGCGCATTTAGCTAGTGGTGTTGCTTTGAGTCAAATTGGACAGTCGATTGAACCAGCTAGTTTGGTGAGTTTACCTCTTCAACAATTACAGATTACGGAAACTTCTATTACTGGTTGTATTCAATATATAGACCACTTTGGGAATTTGATTACTAATATTCCAGAAGAAATGGTTAACCCATCTTGGTTAGTAAAAGTAAAAGATACAATCATTGCGATCGCTACGACTTATAGTCAGGTAAAACAGGGTGAAGCTATTGCGTTAGTTGGTAGTCACAATTGGCTGGAAATTGCCGTTAATAGAGGAAATGCTCAGAAAAACTTACAATTAAATTGGGGCGATCCAATCACAATTTTTAAGTAA
- the pirA gene encoding arginine synthesis PII-interacting regulator PirA: MNKNRQEILKQAASIHRESLRKSLEHRLEIARANGDDRLVRQLEAEASYLHMN, encoded by the coding sequence ATGAACAAAAACCGTCAGGAAATCTTAAAACAAGCTGCTTCGATTCATCGCGAAAGCCTTCGTAAAAGTTTAGAACATCGTTTAGAAATCGCTAGAGCTAATGGTGATGACAGACTTGTTAGACAACTTGAGGCAGAAGCTAGCTATTTACACATGAATTAA
- a CDS encoding DUF928 domain-containing protein, whose product MRVDQFNYLFKIKSLFTFFALTIFATSYWCNQTQAQTSTRLKVIFTPPAENKPQTTIKGATRNNGQCLEQTENVAVPFTPLLPITNQGLTIAAHPTLLFYLPKTSAQKVFFSWHDEDSESYYQTVISLNGKSGIISLTFPKKSPPLEIGKTYKWSLAIMCNNRLQSDNPMVQGKIKRVKLESILGQSLKDANSLESAVLYGKAGIWHETITTLAQSVVAQPEDKNLAQTWKELLTSVGLEEVAQVPLVKSTSSTESEN is encoded by the coding sequence ATGAGAGTTGATCAGTTTAATTATTTATTTAAAATAAAATCTTTATTTACTTTTTTTGCTTTAACTATTTTTGCTACTTCTTATTGGTGTAACCAAACTCAGGCTCAAACTTCAACCAGACTAAAAGTTATTTTTACTCCTCCAGCAGAAAATAAACCTCAAACAACTATCAAAGGTGCAACTCGTAACAATGGACAATGCTTAGAACAGACAGAAAATGTTGCTGTTCCATTTACACCTTTATTGCCAATTACTAATCAAGGATTAACTATTGCTGCCCATCCTACCTTGTTATTTTACTTACCAAAAACCTCTGCCCAAAAAGTTTTTTTTAGTTGGCACGATGAAGATAGTGAAAGTTATTATCAAACTGTTATTTCACTTAATGGTAAATCTGGAATTATTAGCCTTACTTTTCCTAAAAAATCACCACCTTTAGAAATAGGCAAAACTTACAAGTGGTCATTAGCCATTATGTGTAATAATCGACTACAATCAGATAATCCGATGGTACAAGGGAAAATAAAAAGAGTAAAACTAGAATCGATTCTAGGTCAAAGTTTAAAAGATGCTAATTCTTTAGAAAGTGCTGTTCTGTATGGTAAAGCAGGTATTTGGCACGAAACGATCACCACTCTAGCTCAATCGGTAGTAGCACAACCAGAGGACAAGAATTTAGCACAAACCTGGAAAGAATTGCTCACATCGGTTGGATTAGAAGAAGTTGCTCAAGTTCCACTGGTTAAATCTACTTCATCCACTGAATCAGAAAATTAG
- a CDS encoding VanZ family protein, producing the protein MKYFKTVASNSVAWWANLFAIAGFLSVIIPTLFPYDFFFQEVAQQLSFDYLRSRMTRPDDFNDLIANIFLFIPFGFGITCLTKKFKLKVLTAFSVVLISSFTLSVLVEICQIFLPNRNPTYVDILMNSLGGLVGFFVFKFLGILIINFLTYIFIKLKTWKLIPSLIIIIFLIYFYLACLLSYHWQGMVKLWDLSNWNSNYPLALGNEITGKRPWNGQIFEFCVSDQSLDKQEIAEILQQPTFCNSKIDSLIASYILTSQSNYQNLKENTSDLVWQEKVVNQNPERWLQTKTNAAFINEKLRNSSQFIIMTTLASSDRDQTGPARIISLSQDSFNRNLTIGQWHNHLSLRLRTPLTKKNGTRPELIIPNVFKDTQTHRLIIDYNQQALSVYIDDLFHKYTFKFSPEATLFWYLSPSFSSLIHLTITNSRFYQLLYYGLIFIPLGILARYICFSYQQKWFFLIVMIGGLNIIPAFLFEAMMAIANEGNFNNGNLVLGSLLSLACQKVKR; encoded by the coding sequence ATGAAATATTTTAAAACTGTTGCAAGTAATTCAGTAGCTTGGTGGGCAAATTTATTTGCGATCGCGGGATTTTTGTCGGTAATTATTCCTACTTTATTTCCTTATGATTTTTTCTTTCAGGAAGTCGCCCAACAATTGAGTTTTGATTATCTGCGATCGCGGATGACAAGACCAGATGATTTTAATGATTTAATTGCCAATATTTTTTTATTTATTCCTTTCGGTTTTGGCATTACTTGTTTAACCAAAAAATTCAAACTAAAAGTCTTAACAGCTTTTTCTGTAGTTTTGATATCAAGTTTTACTCTTTCTGTTTTAGTTGAAATTTGCCAAATTTTCTTACCAAATCGTAACCCAACTTATGTAGATATCTTGATGAATAGTTTGGGTGGGTTGGTTGGTTTTTTTGTGTTTAAGTTTTTAGGGATTTTAATTATTAATTTTTTAACTTATATCTTTATTAAATTAAAAACTTGGAAATTGATTCCTAGTTTAATTATTATTATTTTTTTGATATATTTTTATTTAGCTTGTTTATTATCTTATCATTGGCAAGGAATGGTGAAACTTTGGGATTTAAGTAATTGGAATTCTAATTATCCTTTAGCTTTGGGCAATGAAATTACAGGAAAAAGACCTTGGAATGGGCAAATTTTTGAATTTTGTGTTTCCGATCAATCTCTTGACAAACAAGAAATAGCTGAAATTTTGCAGCAACCAACTTTTTGTAATTCAAAAATTGATTCTTTAATTGCTTCTTATATTTTAACTAGTCAAAGTAATTATCAAAATCTCAAAGAAAATACTTCCGATTTAGTTTGGCAGGAAAAAGTTGTTAATCAAAATCCTGAAAGATGGCTACAAACAAAAACCAATGCTGCATTCATTAACGAAAAATTACGTAATAGTTCCCAATTCATTATCATGACAACTCTGGCTAGTAGCGATCGCGATCAAACGGGACCAGCTAGAATTATTTCTCTTTCTCAAGACTCTTTTAATCGCAATTTAACTATTGGACAGTGGCATAATCATCTTAGTTTACGATTAAGAACTCCTTTAACTAAAAAAAATGGAACTAGACCAGAACTGATCATTCCAAATGTTTTTAAAGATACACAAACTCATCGTTTAATTATTGATTATAATCAGCAAGCTTTATCAGTATATATAGATGATTTATTTCATAAATATACTTTTAAATTTTCTCCTGAAGCTACACTCTTTTGGTATTTATCTCCTTCTTTTAGTTCGCTGATTCATTTAACTATTACTAATAGTCGATTTTATCAGCTGTTATACTACGGATTAATTTTTATTCCTTTGGGTATTTTAGCGAGATACATTTGCTTCAGTTACCAGCAAAAATGGTTTTTCTTGATTGTGATGATTGGGGGGTTGAATATTATTCCTGCTTTTTTATTTGAAGCAATGATGGCAATCGCTAATGAGGGAAATTTTAACAACGGAAATCTAGTACTTGGCAGTCTATTAAGTCTAGCTTGTCAAAAAGTAAAGCGTTAA